Proteins found in one Channa argus isolate prfri chromosome 7, Channa argus male v1.0, whole genome shotgun sequence genomic segment:
- the LOC137131076 gene encoding transcription factor HES-2-like gives MKMLHEMDDMTKDRKRIKSQVEKRRRERINRSLEHLRTMLLPEPQEMGGGQHRVEKAEILEHTVLFLQNMAKGDKTKAGGSSQKHSFQGGFSTCLHRAAQFLGPESKGLWLGAALDASFAARFASADSTATGVQKGTEACSSPESLQHTKSILRMLRQKCKRRLQRTGSGLSSSVHPYPTPLQQGCAKVPQEPQRQNELDIRAEGQTCKQSPSESHPISQALWRPWP, from the exons ATGAAGATGTTACACGAAATGGACGATAtgacaaaagacagaaag CGGATCAAATCTCAGGTGGAGAAACGTCGAAGAGAGAGGATTAACCGCAGTCTGGAGCATCTGAGGACCATGTTGCTGCCAGAGCCACAAGAAATG GGTGGAGGTCAACACAGAGTGGAGAAAGCAGAGATCCTAGAGCACACTGTCCTCTTCCTCCAAAACATGGCCAAAGGAGACAAGACAAAAGCTGGAGGCAGCAGCCAGAAACACTCTTTCCAAGGCGGCTTCTCCACCTGCCTGCACAGAGCTGCTCAGTTCCTGGGACCCGAAAGCAAAGGCCTGTGGCTCGGAGCAGCGCTGGATGCGTCTTTTGCCGCTCGCTTTGCCAGTGCAGACTCAACCGCCACAGGTGTCCAAAAGGGGACCGAAGCCTGTTCTTCCCCCGAGTCTCTGCAGCACACAAAGTCCATTCTTCGGATGCTTAGGCAAAAGTGTAAGCGCAGACTGCAAAGAACAGGGTCCGGTCTGAGCAGTTCTGTTCATCCCTACCCAACTCCACTCCAGCAGGGATGTGCCAAGGTTCCCCAAGAGCCTCAGAGACAAAATGAGCTTGACATCAGAGCGGAGGGACAGACGTGCAAACAGAGCCCGTCTGAGAGTCATCCGATCAGCCAGGCTTTGTGGAGACCGTGGCCCTGA
- the pbx2 gene encoding pre-B-cell leukemia transcription factor 2: MLQQQPLTGNGPSNGRGLGMSGHPGMHALNSVRQASQHRPDGGDSGLEGTENGHETRRDIGDILQQIMTITDQSLDEAQAKKHALNCHRMKPALFSVLCEIKEKTGLSMRNAQEEEPQDPQLVRLDNMLLAEGVAGPEKGSGAAAAVSAATSSGGMSPDSSLEHSDYKSKLSQIRSIYHTELEKYEQACTEFTTHVMNLLREQSRTRPVTPREIERMVAIIHRKFSSIQTQLKQSTCEAVMILRSRFLDARRKRRNFSKQATEVLNEYFYSHLSNPYPSEEAKEELAKQCGITVSQVSNWFGNKRIRYKKNIGKFQEEANLYAMKTALGARQGDDSPHTPNSTGSGSFSLSGSADLFLGVPPVNGEQSYQMGVQANGNWQGRSSPPSGASPHSDHSENSD, encoded by the exons atgttgcagcagcagcctctgACGGGCAACGGGCCCTCCAACGGCCGTGGACTCGGCATGAGCGGCCACCCCGGGATGCACGCGCTGAACTCGGTTCGTCAAGCTTCTCAACACCGGCCCGACGGAGGGGACTCGGGCCTCGAGGGCACAGAGAACGGACACGAAACCCGCCGAGATATCGGCGACATACTGCAGCAAATAATGACAATTACCGACCAAAGTTTGGACGAGGCTCAAGCAAA GAAACACGCACTCAACTGTCACCGGATGAAACCCGCATTGTTCAGCGTTCTGTGCGAGATCAAGGAAAAAACTG GCCTGTCAATGAGGAATGCACAGGAGGAGGAACCCCAGGATCCTCAGCTGGTGCGACTGGACAACATGCTGCTGGCGGAGGGTGTGGCAGGGCCAGAGAAGGGTAgtggggctgctgctgctgtatcCGCAGCCACCAGCTCGGGAGGGATGTCCCCTGACAGTTCACTTGAACACTCCGACTACAAAAGCAAGTTGAGCCAGATTCGCAGCATCTATCACACTGAACTGGAGAAATATGAGCAG GCATGCACTGAGTTTACCACCCATGTGATGAACCTCTTGAGGGAGCAGTCACGTACACGGCCTGTGACCCCACGGGAGATCGAGCGTATGGTGGCCATCATCCACCGCAAGTTCAGCTCAATTCAGACTCAGCTAAAGCAAAGCACTTGTGAGGCAGTCATGATCTTGAGGTCCCGCTTCCTCGATGCCAG ACGCAAGAGGCGTAACTTCAGCAAACAGGCCACAGAGGTCCTGAATGAGTATTTCTACTCCCACTTGTCCAACCCGTACCCCAGTGAAGAAGCCAAAGAGGAACTTGCCAAACAGTGTGGAATCACGGTCTCTCAG GTCTCCAACTGGTTTGGCAACAAGAGGATCCGCTACAAGAAAAACATTGGCAAGTTCCAAGAGGAGGCCAATCTCTATGCCATGAAGACCGCCTTGGGGGCCAGGCAGGGCGATGATTCACCACATACTCCCAACTCAACAG GGTCTGGGTCCTTCTCCCTGTCTGGGTCAGCTGACTTGTTCCTCGGGGTTCCACCTGTGAACGGTGAACAGTCCTACCAAATGGGAGTGCAG GCTAACGGGAACTGGCAGGGCCGAAGCTCACCCCCGTCTGGCGCCTCGCCCCACAGCGACCACTCGGAAAACTCCGACTGA
- the LOC137131075 gene encoding uncharacterized protein: protein MDCPEINTELTGEGLLEPLVITEEGDITEGVAERGGALYKEEAHTRENEKEESIERKMGFEEQNLGKQQANTAESQKDPPEQTESTNDGQDVENSETTGQTVKVMGINEKPEKPRDTEEKDTQNDPQVDTKRLHFSEQQTEGTQSQEQDSKKAHRLTPEFPEALYELVCTLQEGRRLNDQRCSFRMEGGIRRRRCHSEPNASKPSNRVVFSSMTSLQKEEFFDLVATAQARRLDDQRAQLERSAPKPKSRSFRGSIKQLSFVKKPAPVPMPKEDLYNMILTTQAQGRLEDQRSRAPGPMDDDDFFSLLLRVQGGRMDEQRTELPCLLQT, encoded by the exons ATGGACTGCCCAGAGATCAACACTGAATTGACAGGAGAGGGACTGCTGGAGCCTCTTGTCATCACAGAGGAGGGAGACATAACTGAGGGAGTCGCTGAAAGAGGGGGAGCTCTGTACAAGGAAGAAGCTCACACAAGGGAGAACGAGAAGGAAGAAAGTATAGAACGTAAAATGGGTTTTGAAGAGCAGAATCTGGGAAAACAACAAGCCAACACAGCGGAGAGCCAAAAGGACCCACCAGAGCAAACTGAAAGCACAAATGATGGACAGGACGTAGAGAATAGTGAGACTACTGGGCAAACAGTCAAAGTGATGGGGATTAATGAAAAACCTGAGAAACCACGTGACACGGAGGAAAAGGACACACAAAATGACCCTCAAGTGGACACAAAGAGACTACATTTCTCTGAGCAACAAACCGAAGGGACGCAAAGCCAAGAACAGGATTCAAAAAAG GCTCACCGATTAACCCCCGAATTCCCGGAGGCCCTGTACGAGCTGGTCTGCACCCTTCAGGAGGGGAGACGGCTCAATGACCAGCGTTGCTCCTTCAGGATGGAGGGTGGGATCAGGAGGCGGAGGTGCCATTCCGAGCCCAATGCCAGCAAGCCGTCAAACAGAG TTGTCTTTTCCTCCATGACTTCGCTGCAGAAAGAGGAGTTTTTTGACCTGGTAGCCACCGCCCAAGCTCGCCGACTGGATGACCAGAGGGCGCAGCTCGAGAGGTCGGctcccaaaccaaaatccaggagtTTTAGAGGCAGCATAAAGCAACTCTCTTTTGTGAAAAAGCCTGCACCCGTTCCCATGCCCAAAGAGGATCTTTATAATATGATTCTCACAACGCAA GCCCAGGGCAGGCTGGAGGACCAGCGCAGCAGGGCTCCCGGTCCCATGGACGATGACGACTTTTTCTCCCTGCTCCTGAGGGTCCAGGGGGGACGCATGGATGAACAGAGGACTGAACTCCCATGCTTGCTGCAAAcctga